Proteins from a genomic interval of Mustela lutreola isolate mMusLut2 chromosome 4, mMusLut2.pri, whole genome shotgun sequence:
- the VSTM2A gene encoding V-set and transmembrane domain-containing protein 2A isoform X3, whose protein sequence is MMGIFLAYVGFVFFSVLYVQQGLSSQAKFTEFPRNVTATEGQNVEMSCAFQSGSASVYLEIQWWFLRGPEDLEPGAEVAGAQVELVPDRDPDNDGTKISTVKVQGNDISHKLQISKVRKKDEGLYECRVTDANYGELQEHKAQAYLKVNANSHARRMQAFEASPMWLQDMKPRKNVSAAIPSSIHSSANQRMHSTSSPQAVAKIPKQSPQSVHAKTFM, encoded by the exons ATGATGGGGATCTTTTTGGCATATgttggatttgttttcttttccgtTTTATATGTACAACAAGGGCTGTCTTCTCAAG CAAAATTTACCGAGTTTCCGCGGAACGTGACGGCGACCGAGGGGCAGAATGTGGAGATGTCTtgtgctttccaaagtggctctgcCTCGGTGTATCTGGAGATCCAGTGGTGGTTCCTGCGGGGGCCCGAGGACCTGGAGCCCGGGGCCGAGGTGGCTGGTGCGCAG GTGGAGCTGGTGCCCGACCGAGACCCGGACAACGACGGGACCAAGATCAGT ACAGTGAAAGTCCAAGGCAATGACATCTCTCACAAGCTTCAGATTTCCAAAGTGAGGAAAAAGGATGAAGGTTTATATGAATGCAGGGTGACAGATGCCAATTACGGAGAGCTACAGGAACACAAAGCCCAGGCCTACCTGAAAGTCAATGCCAATAGCCACGCCAGGAGGATGCAGGCCTTCGAAGCCTCGCCCATGTGGCTACAAGACATGAAGCCTCGCAAGAACGTCTCCGCGGCCATTCCCAGCAGCATCCACAGCTCGGCCAACCAGCGAATGCACTCCACCTCCAGCCCTCAAGCGGTAGCCAAAATCCCCAAACAAAGTCCACAATCAG